One genomic segment of Candidatus Polarisedimenticolia bacterium includes these proteins:
- a CDS encoding class I SAM-dependent methyltransferase, whose protein sequence is MIEPAPRTGKNAPSPREGRPTGLRRGNFRLMADGGFGDPRNSYAHCMNWFRGRLYVGTTRNIFQLVSIAPDQSTDAFHLWPVPVPRGLDATGLEQNCQIWRSSPLGGPFEMAFESPRIDSQDGRYKVWRDFGYRSMVVCRTESDDAEALYVSTMSSSKAPGALILRSPDGERFEAVTDPGIGDSRISSYRALIGFKGRLFAAPAGSGRMWASAFPGVVLECRDPRKKEWRAASEPGFGDATSAGVFEMAVFDGHLYAGVANPYTGIQVWKTDASGNPPYRWTKVLSDGAGRGKLNQAVMSMCPFKDALYVGTGIRRGGYDREFETGPAAGELIRIFPDDRWELVMGQERRIGGTDMKPLGGLGPGFDNGFNGYIWCMTEHDGCLYVGTYDSSIFVWWIDPNRVPKGVHPRLRLLGAQKIVDREAGFDLWRTPDGVHWFEVSRDGFGNPYNYGVRTLHGRPEGLFVGTANPFGPQVAVRTATGWTYADNPRGGCEVWMGRPDIEPDEDRPAHTISGGAVNVHYDRAMYEHPLLRTGEYFSFSHYSNYGFWEEDTPSQKEACENLMERLLGFLPGRAGRILDVACGLGATSRYLGGQFGPGNVTGINISDKQIATCYQTAPGCEFLVMDATQLDFEDESFDNILCVEAAFHFRTRARFLREALRVLKPGGRLVLSDMLFTQAAMEKSPVLHPKNYVSGPGQYRAALGAAGFEDACVVDATEECFIRCNDHFIRYAVGKYQDDEIDAAGLSSVMANRLALLLSLRYYVLAGARKPPGARVRGRDGEPSAAPGKTGQLKAFEREAYRPSWLEAFMKRDGKKAVETRGRVRRSAKAHWLLASVTKRQSQLHRELALLLDKEAEAHDAMARWDQAAAGDGTRDGSAAGAAAGSGATAPGAPGAHPSDLHAPLPASGPESPGDRKAAGVARIEARAHRDLALRADARTLWHKTVTALLLRKGMPDGPRVHVSAADASDTGDDRD, encoded by the coding sequence ATGATCGAGCCCGCGCCCCGCACCGGGAAGAACGCCCCCTCCCCGAGGGAAGGCCGGCCCACCGGCCTGCGCCGCGGCAACTTCCGGCTCATGGCCGACGGGGGGTTCGGCGATCCGCGCAACAGCTATGCGCACTGCATGAACTGGTTCCGCGGCCGGCTGTACGTCGGGACGACGCGCAACATCTTCCAGCTCGTCAGCATCGCCCCCGACCAGTCGACCGACGCCTTCCACCTGTGGCCCGTGCCGGTCCCCCGCGGCCTGGACGCCACGGGGCTGGAGCAGAACTGCCAGATCTGGCGCTCGTCCCCTCTCGGCGGCCCGTTCGAGATGGCGTTCGAGTCGCCCCGCATCGACTCGCAGGACGGCCGGTACAAGGTGTGGCGGGACTTCGGCTACCGCAGCATGGTGGTCTGCCGGACCGAGAGCGACGACGCCGAGGCGCTGTACGTCAGCACGATGTCGTCGTCCAAGGCGCCCGGGGCCCTCATCCTGCGATCGCCGGACGGCGAGCGCTTCGAGGCGGTGACCGACCCCGGCATCGGCGACAGCCGGATCAGCTCGTACCGCGCCCTGATCGGCTTCAAGGGACGGCTGTTCGCGGCGCCCGCCGGCAGCGGGCGCATGTGGGCCAGCGCCTTTCCAGGGGTCGTGCTCGAGTGCCGCGACCCGCGCAAGAAGGAGTGGCGCGCCGCCTCCGAGCCGGGGTTCGGGGATGCGACGAGCGCCGGCGTGTTCGAGATGGCGGTGTTCGACGGACACCTTTACGCGGGAGTCGCCAACCCCTACACCGGCATCCAGGTCTGGAAGACCGATGCCTCCGGCAATCCCCCCTACCGCTGGACGAAGGTGCTCTCCGACGGAGCCGGCAGAGGGAAGCTGAACCAGGCGGTCATGTCGATGTGCCCCTTCAAGGACGCCCTGTACGTCGGCACCGGGATCAGGCGGGGCGGTTACGACCGCGAGTTCGAGACCGGCCCCGCGGCCGGGGAGCTGATCCGCATCTTCCCCGACGATCGCTGGGAGCTCGTCATGGGACAGGAGCGCCGGATCGGCGGGACCGACATGAAGCCGCTCGGCGGCCTGGGCCCGGGGTTCGACAACGGGTTCAACGGCTACATCTGGTGCATGACGGAGCACGACGGCTGCCTGTACGTCGGCACGTACGACTCGAGCATCTTCGTCTGGTGGATCGATCCGAACCGCGTGCCCAAGGGGGTGCATCCTCGCCTGCGCCTCCTCGGCGCCCAGAAGATCGTCGACCGCGAGGCCGGCTTCGACCTGTGGCGCACCCCCGACGGCGTGCACTGGTTCGAGGTCAGCCGCGACGGGTTCGGCAATCCGTACAACTACGGCGTGCGCACCCTGCACGGGCGCCCGGAGGGCCTGTTCGTCGGCACCGCCAACCCGTTCGGCCCCCAGGTCGCCGTGCGGACCGCCACCGGCTGGACCTATGCCGACAACCCGCGCGGAGGCTGCGAGGTCTGGATGGGCCGGCCCGACATCGAGCCGGACGAGGATCGGCCCGCCCACACCATCTCCGGCGGGGCGGTCAACGTGCACTACGACCGCGCCATGTACGAGCACCCGCTCCTGCGCACGGGCGAGTACTTCAGCTTCAGCCACTACTCGAACTACGGTTTCTGGGAGGAGGACACGCCGAGCCAGAAGGAGGCGTGCGAGAACCTGATGGAGCGGCTGCTGGGCTTCCTGCCCGGGCGGGCCGGCCGGATTCTCGACGTCGCCTGCGGGCTGGGGGCCACGTCCCGTTACCTGGGCGGCCAGTTCGGGCCCGGGAACGTCACCGGCATCAACATCTCGGACAAGCAGATCGCCACCTGCTACCAGACGGCGCCGGGCTGCGAGTTCCTGGTGATGGACGCGACCCAGCTCGACTTCGAGGACGAGAGCTTCGACAACATCCTCTGCGTCGAGGCGGCGTTCCACTTCAGGACGCGGGCCCGCTTCCTGCGCGAGGCGCTGCGGGTGCTGAAACCGGGCGGGCGGCTCGTCCTGTCGGACATGCTGTTCACGCAGGCGGCCATGGAGAAGAGCCCCGTCCTGCACCCGAAGAACTACGTCTCCGGACCGGGTCAGTACCGGGCCGCGCTCGGGGCGGCCGGGTTCGAGGACGCCTGCGTGGTGGACGCCACCGAGGAGTGCTTCATCCGGTGCAACGACCATTTCATCCGCTACGCCGTGGGGAAATACCAGGACGACGAGATCGACGCCGCCGGCTTGAGCTCGGTCATGGCGAACCGGCTGGCGCTTCTCCTGAGCCTGCGCTACTACGTGCTCGCCGGCGCGCGCAAGCCCCCGGGAGCGCGGGTGCGGGGCCGGGACGGCGAGCCCTCGGCCGCCCCGGGAAAGACGGGACAGTTGAAGGCATTTGAGCGGGAGGCCTACAGGCCTTCCTGGCTGGAGGCGTTCATGAAGCGTGACGGGAAGAAGGCGGTCGAAACGCGGGGCCGGGTGCGGCGGTCGGCGAAAGCGCACTGGCTCCTGGCCTCGGTGACCAAGAGGCAGAGCCAGCTGCACCGCGAGCTGGCGCTTCTCCTCGACAAGGAGGCCGAGGCGCACGACGCCATGGCGCGCTGGGACCAGGCCGCGGCCGGGGATGGGACGCGGGATGGATCGGCCGCGGGCGCGGCGGCCGGATCCGGCGCGACGGCGCCGGGCGCTCCCGGGGCGCATCCGTCCGATCTGCACGCCCCTCTGCCCGCGAGCGGCCCCGAATCGCCCGGCGACCGGAAGGCGGCCGGCGTCGCCCGCATCGAGGCGCGCGCGCACCGCGACCTGGCCCTGCGCGCCGACGCGCGCACGTTGTGGCACAAGACGGTCACGGCGCTTCTCCTGCGCAAGGGCATGCCGGACGGCCCGCGCGTGCACGTGTCGGCGGCGGACGCCTCGGACACCGGGGACGATCGTGACTGA
- a CDS encoding alpha/beta hydrolase produces MPQAVLDGTRIHYQSVGEGPDLVMVHGIAANMAFWFPRIARELARRHRVTVYDLRGHGMSAMPPSGYTPADMATDLGRLMDHAGIGRADLVGHSFGGTVCLEFAARHPDRVRSLTLADATVHALQSIDSGQDWAYWKAWRGQLESIGIKVQAGTPKATFGLLEELAEPGLEKARQTKHAGDFFVPFGRWNGARRTANQWLRLLRTTEAWKEMQSGGPTLDEIRKLDRPALLMFGERSRWLRTCHALAQALPGSETVIVPAAGHFFPLLKPLVFVAHLAAFLERVTQGAPVSVAEARP; encoded by the coding sequence ATGCCGCAGGCCGTGCTCGACGGAACCCGCATTCATTACCAGAGCGTGGGGGAGGGTCCCGACCTGGTGATGGTGCACGGCATCGCCGCCAACATGGCGTTCTGGTTCCCGCGCATCGCCCGGGAGCTGGCGCGCCGGCACCGCGTGACGGTGTACGACCTGCGGGGGCACGGCATGTCCGCCATGCCCCCTTCGGGCTACACGCCCGCCGACATGGCGACCGATCTGGGGAGACTCATGGATCATGCCGGAATCGGGCGCGCCGATCTGGTCGGCCACAGCTTCGGTGGCACGGTCTGTCTCGAGTTCGCCGCGCGCCATCCCGATCGGGTGCGCTCGCTGACGCTGGCGGACGCGACCGTCCATGCGCTCCAGTCGATCGATTCGGGGCAGGACTGGGCCTACTGGAAGGCTTGGCGCGGGCAGCTCGAGTCGATCGGGATCAAGGTCCAGGCCGGGACCCCGAAGGCGACCTTCGGGCTCCTGGAGGAGCTGGCCGAGCCGGGGCTCGAAAAAGCCCGGCAGACGAAACACGCGGGGGATTTCTTCGTGCCGTTCGGCCGCTGGAACGGCGCCCGGCGCACCGCCAACCAGTGGCTCCGGCTCCTGCGCACGACGGAGGCCTGGAAGGAGATGCAGTCGGGCGGCCCGACCCTGGACGAGATCCGGAAGCTCGATCGGCCCGCGCTCCTGATGTTCGGCGAGCGTTCGCGCTGGCTCCGGACCTGCCACGCCCTGGCGCAGGCCCTGCCGGGCTCCGAGACGGTCATCGTTCCGGCCGCGGGGCATTTCTTTCCGCTCCTGAAGCCCCTGGTGTTCGTGGCGCACCTCGCGGCGTTTCTCGAACGCGTCACGCAGGGGGCCCCCGTCTCCGTGGCGGAGGCGCGGCCATGA
- a CDS encoding alkaline phosphatase family protein translates to MSRTLLLGLDGATFTVLDALMSRGLMPTLKRLCDAGVRAGLMSTANPLTPLAWTSLLTGRSPGHHGIFDFVRVEQHSSHPHFRLATSSDIRCPTIYARIGEQGRRSVSLNFPVMFPPRPIDGFLIPGFVPHRHLQRAMHPRELYERLSALPDIALKDLPVDFEDERRSVQVLAPERHEEWVRFHIRRERQWFNVLDHLMRTEPWDLASVVFDGVDKLQHACWRFIDDGLFATFGASEWAQRVRELCLDYFRQLDELIARAIDLAGPETRVFLASDHGFGPSDEIFYVNTWLAEQGFLAWKDDAPVAPEGYINTEGMKAAAFLFDWSRTSAYTLTPGSNGIYIRPGGVPGAPPMSDAERASLRRRIIDGLLAVVNPKTGERVVRRVMTREEAFPGPHSGLAADLTLVLRDFGFVSVTRSDAIIKTRKEVAGVHNPRGIFLAAGPGIRRGATVGDLSILDVTPALMHSLGLPVPEEFEGRLPVEIFEDAHPVTPAPMASIASGAALPAEPVAAAMAAAEPGMDAEGEATVMERLRALGYIE, encoded by the coding sequence ATGAGCCGGACGCTCCTCCTCGGCCTGGACGGCGCCACGTTCACCGTCCTCGACGCCCTGATGTCCCGGGGCCTCATGCCGACACTCAAGAGGCTGTGCGACGCCGGGGTGCGCGCCGGCCTCATGTCCACGGCCAACCCGCTGACGCCGCTCGCCTGGACCTCGCTCCTCACCGGGCGCAGCCCCGGGCATCACGGCATCTTCGACTTCGTGCGGGTCGAGCAGCACTCCAGCCATCCGCATTTCCGCCTCGCGACCTCCAGCGACATCCGCTGCCCGACGATCTACGCGCGGATCGGCGAGCAGGGACGACGGAGCGTCTCGCTGAACTTCCCGGTGATGTTCCCGCCGCGGCCGATCGACGGCTTCCTGATCCCCGGGTTCGTGCCGCACCGGCACCTGCAGCGCGCCATGCACCCGCGCGAGCTGTACGAGCGCCTGAGCGCCCTCCCGGACATCGCGCTGAAGGACCTGCCGGTCGACTTCGAGGACGAGCGCCGATCGGTGCAGGTCCTCGCTCCCGAGCGCCACGAGGAGTGGGTGCGTTTTCACATCCGGCGCGAGCGCCAGTGGTTCAACGTCCTCGATCACCTGATGCGGACCGAGCCCTGGGACCTGGCGTCGGTGGTCTTCGACGGCGTGGACAAGCTGCAGCACGCCTGCTGGCGGTTCATCGACGACGGCCTGTTCGCCACCTTCGGGGCCTCCGAATGGGCGCAGCGGGTGCGCGAGCTGTGCCTCGACTACTTCCGGCAGCTCGACGAGCTGATCGCCCGGGCGATCGATCTGGCCGGTCCGGAGACGCGCGTGTTCCTCGCCTCCGACCACGGTTTCGGCCCGTCGGACGAGATCTTCTACGTCAACACCTGGCTGGCGGAGCAGGGCTTCCTGGCGTGGAAGGACGACGCCCCCGTCGCGCCCGAGGGGTACATCAACACCGAGGGGATGAAGGCCGCGGCGTTCCTGTTCGACTGGAGCCGGACCAGCGCCTACACCCTGACGCCCGGGAGCAACGGCATCTACATTCGACCGGGCGGCGTGCCCGGCGCGCCGCCCATGAGCGACGCGGAGCGCGCCTCCCTGCGCCGGCGGATCATCGACGGGCTTCTCGCGGTCGTCAACCCGAAGACCGGCGAGCGCGTCGTCCGCCGGGTCATGACCCGCGAGGAGGCCTTCCCCGGCCCGCACTCCGGCCTGGCCGCCGATCTGACCCTGGTCCTGCGCGATTTCGGCTTCGTCTCGGTCACCCGGTCCGACGCCATCATCAAGACCCGGAAGGAGGTCGCGGGCGTGCACAACCCGCGCGGCATCTTCCTGGCCGCGGGCCCCGGCATCCGCCGCGGCGCGACCGTGGGGGATCTGTCGATCCTGGACGTCACGCCGGCCCTCATGCACAGCCTCGGGCTGCCGGTGCCGGAGGAGTTCGAGGGGCGCCTGCCGGTCGAGATCTTCGAGGACGCGCACCCCGTGACGCCCGCCCCGATGGCGTCGATCGCCTCCGGAGCAGCCCTGCCGGCCGAGCCGGTCGCCGCGGCGATGGCGGCGGCCGAGCCCGGCATGGACGCCGAGGGGGAGGCGACCGTCATGGAGCGCCTGCGGGCGCTCGGCTACATCGAGTGA